In one Nicotiana tomentosiformis chromosome 6, ASM39032v3, whole genome shotgun sequence genomic region, the following are encoded:
- the LOC104117657 gene encoding mavicyanin-like, whose product MAIFGFFSTTLVDCTVYSVGDSAGWTGSNTDYHMWASTKTFQVGDTLAFFINYCLNGAEVFQYNQQLHNVVRVSLSDFHSCNAGNPIVTYSSGNDSITIVGPGHYYYICGFRGHCQAGQKLDIRVPKNYQLTDIRSRKLTKPPVAA is encoded by the exons ATGGCTATTTTTGGTTTCTTTAGCACAACTCTGGTCGACTGTACTGTGTACAGTGTTGGGGATTCCGCCGGTTGGACAGGCAGCAATACTGACTATCACATGTGGGCTTCTACAAAGACTTTCCAGGTTGGTGACACTCTTG CATTTTTCATTAATTATTGCCTCAATGGTGCTGAAGTTTTCCAGTACAACCAACAACTCCACAACGTGGTACGAGTGAGCCTCTCCGATTTCCATTCGTGCAATGCTGGAAATCCAATCGTCACTTACTCCTCCGGCAACGATTCCATCACCATTGTCGGTCCCGGCCACTACTACTATATTTGCGGGTTTCGAGGCCACTGTCAAGCCGGACAGAAGCTCGATATTCGGGTACCCAAAAACTACCAATTAACTGATATCCGTAGCAGAAAACTAACTAAACCTCCAGTTGCAGCCTAA
- the LOC104117655 gene encoding probable inactive patatin-like protein 9 → MELDKVTMEIFSKLEQKWLYQYEGKKTRILSIDGGGTNGIVCGASLIHLEHQIRVKTSDPQARISDFFDIIAGTGIGAIFAAMLVADGGNGRPLFTAKDAVKFVTENQSRLFKVKNVGVFPRKRRFSGKSMDEVLKEAFRREDGKVLTLRDTCKPMIVPCFDLNSSAPFVFSRADAAESESFDFELWKVCRATSANPSMFKPFQLSSVDGKTSCLAVDGGLVMNNPAAAAVTHVLHNKRDFPSVISVDDLLVLSLGNSPLSPPSNLKLRNDGYFSPSSVVGIVVDGVSETVDQILGNAFCWNPNDYVRVQANGYTSGRVGQRVEEVLEERGVESLPFGGKRLLTETNGQRIGSFVQRLIASGSSLPPSPCKETAVNPLTNGR, encoded by the exons ATGGAGCTTGATAAGGTGACGATGGAGATTTTCTCCAAGCTAGAGCAGAAATGGCTGTACCAATACGAAGGGAAGAAAACACGTATTCTCAGCATTGACGGTGGTGGAACTAATGGCATTGTTTGTGGTGCCTCTTTGATTCATCTCGAACATCAGATCCGTGTGAAAACCAGCGATCCTCAAGCTCGAATTTCGGATTTCTTCGACATTATCGCCGGTACCGGTATAGGTGCTATTTTCGCTGCAATGCTTGTTGCTGACGGAGGTAATGGCCGTCCGTTATTCACAGCGAAGGATGCTGTTAAATTCGTAACGGAAAACCAGTCGCGGCTGTTTAAGGTGAAAAACGTCGGCGTTTTCCCCAGGAAAAGGAGGTTTTCAGGGAAGAGTATGGATGAAGTGTTGAAGGAAGCTTTCAGAAGAGAGGACGGGAAAGTGTTGACGTTAAGGGACACGTGTAAGCCTATGATTGTTCCTTGCTTTGACCTCAACAGCTCAGCTCCATTCGTTTTCTCCCGAGCTGATGCGGCGGAGTCTGAGAGCTTCGATTTCGAGCTCTGGAAAGTTTGCCGTGCCACGTCAGCTAATCCGTCAATGTTTAAGCCGTTTCAGCTAAGTTCCGTTGACGGAAAAACCTCTTGCTTGGCCGTAGACGGCGGTCTCGTCATGAACAATCCCGCCGCCGCCGCCGTCACTCATGTTTTGCACAATAAACGAGATTTTCCTTCCGTGATAAGCGTTGATGACCTGTTGGTTCTCTCTCTTGGTAACAGTCCGTTAAGTCCTCCGTCAAACTTGAAACTCCGTAACGACGGTTATTTCTCTCCGTCTTCCGTCGTCGGTATCGTTGTCGACGGCGTATCAGAAACTGTTGACCAAATCCTTGGCAATGCCTTCTGCTGGAATCCAAATGACTACGTGAGAGTTCAG GCTAACGGCTACACAAGTGGACGAGTGGGACAGAGGGTGGAGGAGGTGTTGGAGGAAAGAGGAGTTGAGTCGTTGCCTTTTGGCGGTAAACGGTTATTGACGGAGACTAACGGACAAAGAATCGGAAGCTTCGTACAACGGCTTATTGCATCTGGGAGTAGTTTGCCGCCAAGTCCTTGCAAAGAAACTGCCGTCAACCCCCTTACAAACGGACGTTAA